One part of the Thermococcus litoralis DSM 5473 genome encodes these proteins:
- the udg gene encoding type-4 uracil-DNA glycosylase translates to MGKNEVMKKLEEKIKACKKCPLGELRTNAVPGSGSYDAKIMFVEEAPGYWEDQKGLPFVGRAGKVLDELLESIGLRREEVYITNVVKCRPPNNRDPTEEEIKACSPYLDKQIDIIRPKVIVPLGRHSMAYILKKFGFEPEPISKMHGKVLEARTLFGKIVIMPMYHPAVALYKPQLREELEKDFKKLKETLEGLS, encoded by the coding sequence ATGGGAAAAAATGAAGTCATGAAAAAGCTTGAAGAAAAGATAAAAGCTTGTAAAAAGTGTCCATTGGGAGAATTAAGGACAAACGCAGTCCCCGGCTCGGGAAGTTATGATGCTAAAATAATGTTTGTTGAAGAAGCCCCGGGTTACTGGGAAGATCAAAAGGGCTTGCCTTTTGTTGGAAGAGCCGGGAAAGTGCTTGATGAGCTTTTAGAAAGTATTGGGCTTAGGCGGGAGGAGGTGTACATTACTAACGTTGTAAAGTGCAGACCTCCCAATAATAGAGATCCAACGGAAGAGGAAATCAAGGCTTGTTCTCCATATTTGGACAAGCAAATAGACATAATCCGGCCGAAAGTCATAGTTCCCCTGGGGAGGCATTCAATGGCTTACATTCTTAAGAAATTTGGCTTTGAGCCCGAGCCCATAAGTAAAATGCATGGAAAAGTACTTGAAGCCAGAACCCTTTTTGGGAAGATTGTCATTATGCCAATGTACCACCCAGCGGTGGCTCTTTATAAACCCCAGCTTAGAGAAGAGCTTGAAAAAGACTTTAAAAAGCTGAAAGAAACATTAGAGGGCTTATCTTAA
- a CDS encoding Na+/H+ antiporter NhaC family protein: MSDFGVLSLLPPLVAIILAIWSKRVLFALFAGVWVGGVMASGWNPVTGTITTWQWVIENVTDSWNATILVFDFLIGAGVGLIYKSGGAHAIARALTKRVNNSRAASVLGWLLGVLVFFDDYTNTIIVGNTMRPITDRARVSREMLAYIDDSTAAPVAGLALVSTWIGYEIGLIGESFDSLGITLGSYAAWLSSVPYRFYSILAIILVLTVAYTHRHYGPMLHAEYRARTTGKVLRDGAKPLMTTEVDLGAPKEGGDVWNFILPIFSLVFVTLYGMWYTGGGGATYAEEGLMGVLSNSDAATALLWGSFSMVLVGLVLVLGRKQMTVEEAETAIVQGMKQMMMATAILVLAWSIKSATSAVGTADYVVNLATSANIPAGIVPLIVFLVAMFISFTTGTSWGTFGILMPIAIPLAYQITGGQIGPVLYASIGAVFAGGIFGDHCSPISDTTIMSSMFSGSDHIDHVNTQIPYAVTAAGSGVILYLLFAIGIHSWPILLPIGIVILIAAWYVLSEWYGKKYGIPHGKVPIYVVEE, encoded by the coding sequence GTGTCAGACTTTGGAGTGCTGTCTCTGCTACCACCGCTGGTAGCTATTATATTGGCTATATGGTCCAAAAGAGTCTTGTTCGCTTTATTTGCTGGTGTTTGGGTTGGCGGAGTTATGGCCTCCGGATGGAATCCAGTAACGGGTACTATAACAACTTGGCAGTGGGTTATTGAGAATGTGACAGACAGCTGGAACGCAACGATATTGGTTTTTGACTTTCTGATCGGTGCTGGTGTTGGATTGATTTACAAATCAGGAGGCGCTCATGCAATCGCAAGAGCTTTGACAAAGAGAGTTAATAACAGCAGAGCAGCTTCAGTACTTGGATGGCTCCTTGGTGTTCTTGTGTTCTTTGATGACTATACCAACACAATCATTGTTGGTAACACAATGAGACCAATAACAGATAGGGCAAGAGTTTCAAGAGAAATGCTTGCCTACATCGATGACTCTACTGCAGCGCCTGTAGCGGGATTGGCATTGGTCTCTACATGGATTGGTTACGAGATAGGACTTATTGGCGAGTCCTTTGATAGCCTTGGAATTACTCTCGGTTCATACGCAGCGTGGCTTTCTAGTGTTCCCTACAGGTTCTACTCAATATTGGCAATAATCCTAGTACTCACTGTGGCCTATACTCACAGACACTATGGCCCAATGCTCCATGCCGAGTATAGGGCTAGAACAACGGGTAAAGTCCTCCGTGATGGGGCAAAGCCATTGATGACAACCGAAGTAGACTTGGGAGCACCCAAAGAAGGAGGGGACGTCTGGAACTTTATCTTACCCATCTTCAGCCTTGTCTTTGTAACACTCTATGGAATGTGGTACACCGGTGGTGGAGGTGCCACATACGCAGAGGAGGGCTTGATGGGGGTACTCTCAAATTCTGATGCTGCAACTGCACTTCTATGGGGATCATTTAGCATGGTGCTTGTTGGACTAGTATTAGTACTCGGAAGGAAGCAAATGACAGTTGAAGAGGCTGAGACGGCAATTGTACAAGGTATGAAACAAATGATGATGGCTACTGCAATTTTAGTCCTTGCGTGGAGTATCAAGAGCGCCACAAGCGCTGTTGGAACAGCAGACTATGTGGTAAACTTAGCCACCAGTGCAAACATCCCAGCAGGTATAGTTCCGCTTATAGTGTTCTTGGTTGCAATGTTCATATCATTTACAACGGGAACTTCATGGGGAACATTCGGTATTTTAATGCCAATCGCAATCCCCTTGGCATACCAAATTACAGGTGGACAAATCGGCCCAGTGTTGTATGCATCAATAGGTGCCGTCTTTGCAGGCGGTATTTTCGGTGACCACTGTTCACCAATAAGCGATACAACAATCATGAGTTCAATGTTTTCTGGAAGTGACCACATAGACCACGTTAATACTCAAATTCCATATGCAGTAACCGCTGCAGGAAGTGGAGTAATACTTTACCTCCTCTTTGCTATTGGAATCCACAGCTGGCCAATTTTACTCCCAATAGGTATAGTCATTTTAATAGCTGCATGGTACGTCCTCAGCGAATGGTACGGCAAGAAATACGGCATTCCGCACGGAAAAGTGCCAATATACGTTGTTGAAGAGTGA